From Sphingobacterium bambusae:
GACTTATCCGCCGATATGCATGTCAATCCAGCCCGCAATACCTATTACTATCTGCCTTTATTGATCGGTATACTTGGGATGCTTTGGCACTTTCGTAAAGACCGGAAGCAGGCAGCCATTGTGGGCCTCCTGTTCTTCTTTACGGGTATAGCCATTGTGCTTTACCTCAACCAGACACCAATGCAGCCTAGGGAACGCGACTATGCATATGCCGGATCCTTTTACGCTTTTTCCATTTGGATCGGATTTGGCGCCTTAGCAACAGCAGATTTTTTACGCCGCAAGATGTCTATGTCTGCGGCCACCTTGAGCGCAGGACTAGTCTGTGCCGCAGCAGCGCCGGTGCTGCTTTTCTGCGAAAATGTAGATGATCACGATCGTTCCGAGCGTGATTTCGCCAGACAGGTAGCGCATAACTACCTGAATTCTTGTGAACCCAACGCCATCCTGTTTACCTATGCCGATAACGATACGTTTCCGCTTTGGTATGCACAAGAGGTAGAAGGTGTTCGTAAAGATGTGCGTGTAGTGAATGTTAGTTACCTAGCTTCGCATTGGTATGTCAAACAGTTGAAGAATAAGGTTAATGAGGCCGCTCCAGTCGACACCTCCATTGCAGCGGAAAAACTAGCGCAAGGCGTGCGCGACTACCTACCGTATATCGATAAGGGAATCGAAGAAGCTGTGGATTTGGATATGTTGATGACCTTTCTACTGTCCGATAATCCGACAAATAAAGTCGCGATGCAGGATGGCAGTTTTATCAATTATTTGCCAGCAAAGCATATCAAGATGCCTGTTGACAAGGAATCGGTGCTGGCCAATAAGGTGGTTCCTGCAGGCTGGAAAAAAAATGTGGTAGACGAAATGGATTGGACCTACGACGCAAACCATATGACGAGGGCAGAAATTGCGCTACTCGGCATTTTGAAAACCAATAACTGGAAGCGGCCAATTTATTTTACAAACTATACGCCTGACGATAAGATGGCTGGCCTGAGTAAATATTTGGTTGACGAAGGCTTGGTTAAAAAGCTGATGCCGGTTGCTGGAGTACCACATGATCAGCATGAAAGTTTGGTAAATCTCGAGAAGCTGTATGAACATGCTCGTGGTAACCTAGACTGGGGAAATTACGGGAAACAGGGCTTTGTCGATGTAGACTCACGAAATTACATGACCAATTTTGTACTCCCGCAAATCTATGAGCGGACGACGCAATTGCTGAAGGCTGCGGGGGAATGGGAGAAGGCCAAGGAAGTGGCACTAGTAGCTGCCTCTATCTTGCCGCAACGTGTTTACGATGCGGAGGAGGCTTACCATTACGGTGAAATTGTCGATACCCTATATAAAGTGAAAGAAACTACCTTGGCGAACCATATCGTAGATCGACATGTGCGCTTTTTGGATGATAACCTGCCCTATCAAATGGCGCTGGCGCGTGATCAACCCCAGGCTCTTGACGTACGTAGCATACAGTTTGGTATGGCGGCGCTGGAGCGATATAGATCGATTGTCGATAATAGAGGCAATGCGAAGCGTTATGCTTATGTCGATCAGGTCTACAAGCAGTATCGCGATCGTTTCTTTGCCGAGTAACAAAAAGGCTAGATTCTTTCCGCCTTTGCGGATGAATCTAGCCTTCCTCTTTTATTAGGTATCCTTTTTAGCCCTTCTTAACCTCTTTTGCCCAAGAGTCTTTCAAAGTCACCGTTCTGTTGAATACTAAATTGTCGGTAGTCGACTTGCTGTCCAAGGTGAAATAACCGAGACGTATAAATTGATAACCTTTTTTCGGTGTTGCTTCGATCAAATCGGGTTCGATATATGCTTTTTTGATAATTTCCAAGCTGTTTGGATTGATGGACTGCTTAAAGTCTTCTGCTGCAGCGGGGTTTTCATCATTGAACAAACGGTCGTATAAGCGTACTTCTGCCTCTTTGGCATGTTCTACGGATACCCAATGGATCGTTCCTTTTACCTTCAAGCCAGATGTGTCTTCGCCTGATTTGGAATTGGCAACATAGGTACAGTGAATCTCCGTTACCTTGCCATTTTCGTCCTTCACAAAGTCATTGCAGGTCACAATGTAGGCATGTTTCAACCGTACGGAAAGACCCGGACCCAATCGGAAGAATTTCTTCGGCGGCTCTTCCATAAAGTCATCGCGCTCTATCCAAAGCTCTTTGCTGAATGGGATAACACGGGTGCCTTCGCCACCTTCCACTTCCGGATTATTCTCGCCAACAAGTTCTTCAACTTGATCGTCGGGGTAATTCGTGATTACCATTTTGATCGGATCAAGTACGGCCATACGACGCCATGCCGTTTGGTTCAGATCTTCGCGGATACAGAATTCCAACAAACTGACATCAATCATGTTCTCGCGTTTTTGCACGCCAATGCGGTCGCAAAAGTTGCGGATAGAGGCAGGGGTGTAGCCGCGTCTACGCAAGCCAGAGATCGTCGGCATGCGCGGATCGTCCCAGCTTTCTACAAAGCCCTCGTTCACCAATTGTAAAAGCTTACGCTTGCTCATCACGGTGTATGACATGTTCAAGCGTGCAAATTCATATTGCTTGGATGGAAATATCTCCAATTTATCGATGCACCAGTCGTATAAAGGACGGTGGGGGATAAACTCTAGCGTACAGATAGAATGTGTTATTTGCTCGATGGAATCAGACTGTCCATGAGCAAAATCATACATCGGATAGATGCACCAAGCATCACCCGTGCGGTGGTGGTGTGCATGCTTTATACGATACAATAAAGGATCGCGCAGATGCATGTTTGGACTGGCCAAATCAATCTTCGCACGTAGCACCTTCTCGCCATCTTTGTACTTCCCTTCGCGCATTTCTTGGAAGAGCGATAGATTTTCATCAATGGATCGATCACGATAAGGCGTCGGGACGCCCGGCTCCGTTGGTGTACCTTTGGCTGCCGCAATTTCTTCGGCTGTGCTGTCATCTACATACGCTAAACCTTTCTTGATAAGGTCTACTGCATAATTATATAAAGTCTCGAAATAGTCAGATGTATAAAGCTCTTGCGCCCATTGAAACCCCAACCACTGTATATCCTGTTTGATACTCTCTACGTATTCTGTATCCTCGGTAACCGGATTCGTATCATCAAAACGAAGATTTGTTTTGCCGTTGTACCGCTGTCCTAAACCGAAATTTAAACAGATCGATTTGGCATGGCCAATATGGAGATATCCATTTGGCTCGGGCGGGAAGCGCGTCAGGACTCGTCCATCATGCTTGCCGTTGCGGAGATCTTCTTCGATGATCTCCTCGATAAAATTCAGTGGTTTTTCTTCATTCAACATGCTACAAAGTTAAAGATTTATGCCTGATTTATAGCGCGATCCTAGGAAAAATATAGCAGTCTTTAAAATGGATCAACATCTTGTTTATCAGTGTTTTGTTGCGCTGTGTTGTTGGATACCTTGACAACTGTTTTCGAAACGGGTAAATGTAGCCGCTTTTTAACAAAACTTACATGCAATAGCTATTTATAATATGTATTTTTAACCATTTAGATCCATTCGTTAACAATGAAATACATTTACGCACTCCTTTATCTTTTTGTTTTAGCCGCTACGCAGGAGGCCGCCGCCCAAAAGAATAAAAAACCGCAGGTATTGGTCTATGGATCGGATATCTTGGCCTACACTGCTGCGCTGCAAAGCGTACAATCGGGTGTGCCGACATTGTGGGTGGCCGATGTAGATACCTTGGTTCCCGAATTTTCCACGCGTGCCGTACGGATTGATGAACCGAGGGATCTTGATGGAGGCCTGTGGCTCCATCTATTGATGGATATGGCGCTCTCCAAAAAAAGAGACGATTCGCTGGCAAGTGTAGTCAAACTTGATATGAACCCGCGGCTCTTTTTGAATGCCATGGAGCGAAGCCTCACGAAGTACCCTGATCTACAGATAATCCGAAAGCAGAAGCTGCATGCACTAAAGTATG
This genomic window contains:
- a CDS encoding glycosyltransferase family 117 protein; amino-acid sequence: MKYEKINNLVGWLLAALTTAVYIATADRYTSWWDTGEFIASAYKLQIVHQPGAPLFLMIQNVFSNLAWGDVTRIAFFMNVGAAVCSGLTILFLFWTITALARKVVVKKQQDMEQGQVLPIMLAGLIGAGAYAFTDSFWYSAVESEVYAMSSLCTAVVFWLVLKWDRRADEPGADRWLLLIMYIMGLSIGVHLLNLLTIPALALLVYFRKSGKAFTVKGIVATLFVGMGILAFILWGVIQYLIRFAAKFDLFFVNTLGLGFGTGVLVFALLLIGGLVYGLHYSIKKQRPLLNSALLAVCLLLFGYASFAMIVIRAYADPSLNNNAPDNVYSFLGYLSREQYASEPLFKGPAFDARVVDAEYSKTYKKGSSTYEEMSGTPSYSYDKEMLLPRVYSEKHQEYYRAYLGLKPGESPSFADNLRFLFSYQLSDMYGRYFMWNFVGRENDKQQYANNINGNWLSGVSALDVMRLSGEGDLSADMHVNPARNTYYYLPLLIGILGMLWHFRKDRKQAAIVGLLFFFTGIAIVLYLNQTPMQPRERDYAYAGSFYAFSIWIGFGALATADFLRRKMSMSAATLSAGLVCAAAAPVLLFCENVDDHDRSERDFARQVAHNYLNSCEPNAILFTYADNDTFPLWYAQEVEGVRKDVRVVNVSYLASHWYVKQLKNKVNEAAPVDTSIAAEKLAQGVRDYLPYIDKGIEEAVDLDMLMTFLLSDNPTNKVAMQDGSFINYLPAKHIKMPVDKESVLANKVVPAGWKKNVVDEMDWTYDANHMTRAEIALLGILKTNNWKRPIYFTNYTPDDKMAGLSKYLVDEGLVKKLMPVAGVPHDQHESLVNLEKLYEHARGNLDWGNYGKQGFVDVDSRNYMTNFVLPQIYERTTQLLKAAGEWEKAKEVALVAASILPQRVYDAEEAYHYGEIVDTLYKVKETTLANHIVDRHVRFLDDNLPYQMALARDQPQALDVRSIQFGMAALERYRSIVDNRGNAKRYAYVDQVYKQYRDRFFAE
- a CDS encoding glutamine--tRNA ligase/YqeY domain fusion protein produces the protein MLNEEKPLNFIEEIIEEDLRNGKHDGRVLTRFPPEPNGYLHIGHAKSICLNFGLGQRYNGKTNLRFDDTNPVTEDTEYVESIKQDIQWLGFQWAQELYTSDYFETLYNYAVDLIKKGLAYVDDSTAEEIAAAKGTPTEPGVPTPYRDRSIDENLSLFQEMREGKYKDGEKVLRAKIDLASPNMHLRDPLLYRIKHAHHHRTGDAWCIYPMYDFAHGQSDSIEQITHSICTLEFIPHRPLYDWCIDKLEIFPSKQYEFARLNMSYTVMSKRKLLQLVNEGFVESWDDPRMPTISGLRRRGYTPASIRNFCDRIGVQKRENMIDVSLLEFCIREDLNQTAWRRMAVLDPIKMVITNYPDDQVEELVGENNPEVEGGEGTRVIPFSKELWIERDDFMEEPPKKFFRLGPGLSVRLKHAYIVTCNDFVKDENGKVTEIHCTYVANSKSGEDTSGLKVKGTIHWVSVEHAKEAEVRLYDRLFNDENPAAAEDFKQSINPNSLEIIKKAYIEPDLIEATPKKGYQFIRLGYFTLDSKSTTDNLVFNRTVTLKDSWAKEVKKG